One genomic region from Anticarsia gemmatalis isolate Benzon Research Colony breed Stoneville strain chromosome 7, ilAntGemm2 primary, whole genome shotgun sequence encodes:
- the LOC142974295 gene encoding uncharacterized protein LOC142974295 isoform X2, which produces MCSKIIFFVATVCVVNASVITSNVLNDDASVSKESKQFCNNSDCNRRCINLGWRGGGSCVNNQCVCRISRPFEDDLQSINEVEENEILLESDGPISAPEESARSCNDVACHRDCLRRGFRGGSCRHGVCQCRLMKTAEDDLPIANELEENDSLVNAESKQFCNNHDCNRRCINLGWRGGGSCVNNQCVCRISRPFEDVVATVEESKQFCNNHDCNRRCINLGWRGGGSCVNNQCVCRISRPFEDE; this is translated from the exons ATGTgttccaaaattatatttttcgttgCGACGGTTTGCGTCGTCAACGCTTCAGTGATAACAAGCAATGTTCTTAATG ATGATGCCTCAGTTTCCAAAGAGTCAAAGCAATTCTGCAACAACAGCGATTGTAATCGTCGCTGCATAAATTTAGGATGGCGCGGAGGCGGCTCTTGTGTCAACAACCAATGTGTGTGCAGAATATCCAGACCATTCGAAg ACGACCTCCAGAGCATCAATGAAGTTgaagaaaatgaaatattacttgAATCAGATG GTCCTATTTCCGCTCCTGAGGAGTCCGCCCGCAGTTGCAACGACGTTGCATGTCATCGAGACTGTTTGAGAAGAGGCTTCCGCGGTGGCTCTTGTAGACACGGTGTTTGTCAATGTAGACTTATGAAAACAGCTGAAG ATGATCTGCCGATTGCCAACGAGCTTGAAGAAAATGACTCCTTGGTAAACGCAGAATCCAAGCAATTCTGCAACAATCATGATTGTAATCGTCGCTGCATCAATTTAGGATGGCGCGGAGGCGGCTCTTGTGTCAACAACCAATGTGTGTGCAGAATATCCAGACCATTCGAAG aTGTTGTAGCAACTGTTGAAGAGTCCAAACAATTCTGCAACAATCATGATTGTAATCGTCGCTGCATCAATTTAGGATGGCGCGGAGGCGGCTCTTGTGTCAACAACCAATGTGTGTGCAGAATTTCCAGACCATTCGAAG ATGAGTAG
- the LOC142974295 gene encoding uncharacterized protein LOC142974295 isoform X1: MCSKIIFFVATVCVVNASVITSNVLNDDASVSKESKQFCNNSDCNRRCINLGWRGGGSCVNNQCVCRISRPFEDDLQSINEVEENEILLESDGPISAPEESARSCNDVACHRDCLRRGFRGGSCRHGVCQCRLMKTAEDDLPIANELEENDSLVNAESKQFCNNHDCNRRCINLGWRGGGSCVNNQCVCRISRPFEDVVATVEESKQFCNNHDCNRRCINLGWRGGGSCVNNQCVCRISRPFEEVLPVIEESKQFCNNSDCYRRCISLGWSSGGTCIHDHCVCLGLGFP; this comes from the exons ATGTgttccaaaattatatttttcgttgCGACGGTTTGCGTCGTCAACGCTTCAGTGATAACAAGCAATGTTCTTAATG ATGATGCCTCAGTTTCCAAAGAGTCAAAGCAATTCTGCAACAACAGCGATTGTAATCGTCGCTGCATAAATTTAGGATGGCGCGGAGGCGGCTCTTGTGTCAACAACCAATGTGTGTGCAGAATATCCAGACCATTCGAAg ACGACCTCCAGAGCATCAATGAAGTTgaagaaaatgaaatattacttgAATCAGATG GTCCTATTTCCGCTCCTGAGGAGTCCGCCCGCAGTTGCAACGACGTTGCATGTCATCGAGACTGTTTGAGAAGAGGCTTCCGCGGTGGCTCTTGTAGACACGGTGTTTGTCAATGTAGACTTATGAAAACAGCTGAAG ATGATCTGCCGATTGCCAACGAGCTTGAAGAAAATGACTCCTTGGTAAACGCAGAATCCAAGCAATTCTGCAACAATCATGATTGTAATCGTCGCTGCATCAATTTAGGATGGCGCGGAGGCGGCTCTTGTGTCAACAACCAATGTGTGTGCAGAATATCCAGACCATTCGAAG aTGTTGTAGCAACTGTTGAAGAGTCCAAACAATTCTGCAACAATCATGATTGTAATCGTCGCTGCATCAATTTAGGATGGCGCGGAGGCGGCTCTTGTGTCAACAACCAATGTGTGTGCAGAATTTCCAGACCATTCGAAG AAGTTTTACCGGTAATTGAAGAATCTAAACAATTTTGCAACAACAGTGACTGTTATCGTCGCTGCATAAGCTTAGGATGGAGCTCAGGCGGCACATGTATTCACGACCACTGTGTTTGCTTGGGCTTGGGATTTCCATAa
- the LOC142974190 gene encoding uncharacterized protein LOC142974190 translates to MYFKIVFFVATLCVVNASVITNTVYDDSQYDDGFVGEGLANYIEIGPDEEAPQMFDIPEENYLSDDLEELVSEPEKSTRICINLACDIDCRRRGFPRGGRCINKLCVCTTRSVNDAVEVPEEFNSALIQDNKELTDTDLDAADPVFAPKCKPKRCKRFCRLLGKVGSCVDGKCKCVKKQDAIERNVKETDVAELLSESEEFTRSCNNFACDRACRRSGFRGGGRCINNRCVCRSRSVDQVPEQINVALIEDEEKLADNGLYTEDPVFATKCQPKRCERFCRLLGKNGSCVDGKCKCAKKEGLESSPEGYFIPICNNDECHKKCLRKGYRGGGLCIFNMCQCRLPRGTEDEYA, encoded by the exons atgtattttaaaatcgtatttttcGTTGCGACTCTTTGCGTCGTCAACGCTTCGGTGATTACGAACACTGTGTACGATG attctcAATATGACGATGGTTTTGTTGGTGAAGGACTGGCAAATTACATCGAGATCGGACCGGACGAAg AAGCTCCGCAAATGTTTGATATCCCTGAAGAAAATTACTTATCGGATGATTTAGAAG aactagTATCGGAGCCTGAAAAATCAACCCGAATCTGCATCAATCTCGCGTGTGATATAGACTGTAGAAGAAGGGGTTTCCCTAGAGGAGGCCGCTGCATTAACAAACTCTGCGTTTGTACAACACGCTCGGTCAACGATGCCGTCGAAGTACCAGAAGAATTCAATTCAGCTCTTATTCAAGATAACAAAGAACTCAcag ATACCGACTTAGACGCTGCGGATCCTGTTTTCGCTCCTAAATGCAAGCCGAAGCGATGCAAGCGTTTCTGTCGCTTACTAGGCAAAGTTGGTTCTTGTGTCGATGGCAAATGCAAGTGTGTTAAAAAACAAG atgcCATTGAAAGAAATGTTAAGGAAACTGATGTTGCAG AACTTCTATCGGAGTCTGAAGAATTTACCCGAAGTTGCAACAATTTCGCTTGTGATAGAGCGTGCAGAAGAAGTGGTTTCCGTGGAGGCGGCCGCTGCATTAACAACCGTTGTGTTTGTAGATCACGCTCAGTCGACCAGGTACCAGAACAAATCAATGTGGCCCTTATTGAAGATGAAGAAAAACTCGcag ATAACGGTTTGTACACTGAGGATCCTGTTTTCGCTACTAAATGCCAGCCGAAGCGATGCGAGCGTTTCTGCCGCTTATTAGGCAAAAATGGCTCTTGTGTCGACGGCAAATGCAAATGTGCCAAAAAAGAAG gcCTCGAGTCCTCTCCTGAGGGGTACTTTATTCCGATATGTAACAACGACGAATGTCATAAGAAATGTTTGAGAAAGGGCTACCGCGGCGGAGGCTTGTGCATTTTTAACATGTGCCAATGCAGACTGCCACGAGGTACAGAAG ATGAGTACGCGTAA
- the LOC142974192 gene encoding uncharacterized protein LOC142974192, with product MYFKIIFFVATFCVVNASVITNNVYDDDDSLIGVGLADYVAIRTDADDLKGVDEPEELFLLDNLDDADLEATDLTFAPKCRPKRCKRLCRVQGKDGSCVDGKCKCVKKEKLSAVNDAVVEVPDVFNSVQIQEEERTEDVDIEATDLAFAQCRPKRCERFCRLLRKSGSCVDGKCKCVKKEVATENLQEINVAELLSEPEELTRNCNHRACDRSCRRRGYRGGGLCINRRCVCRSPPTREDIFLINDAADDVSEELN from the exons atgtatttcaaaatcatatttttcgTTGCAACTTTTTGCGTCGTCAACGCTTCGGTGATTACAAACAATGTGTACGACG ACGACGACAGTCTAATTGGTGTAGGACTTGCAGATTACGTCGCCATCAGAACGGATGCAG aTGATTTGAAGGGAGTTGATGAGCCTGAAGAACTTTTTTTATTGGATAATTTAGATG ACGCCGACCTCGAGGCTACGGATCTCACATTTGCTCCTAAGTGCCGGCCCAAGAGATGCAAGCGACTCTGTCGTGTGCAAGGCAAAGATGGCTCTTGTGTTGATGGCAAATGCAAGTGTGTTAAAAAAGAAA AGTTGTCTGCAGTTAACGACGCCGTAGTCGAGGTACCAGATGTATTCAATTCAGTCCAAATTCAAGAAGAAGAAAGAACCGAAG ATGTGGACATTGAAGCTACGGATCTTGCATTCGCTCAGTGCCGGCCGAAGCGATGCGAGCGCTTTTGTCGCTTATTACGCAAAAGTGGTTCCTGTGTCGACGGCAAATGCAAGTGTGTTAAAAAAGAAG TTGCAACCGAAAATCTTCAAGAAATCAATGTTGCAG AACTTCTATCCGAGCCTGAAGAATTGACCCGAAACTGCAACCATCGTGCTTGTGACAGATCGTGCAGAAGGAGAGGCTACCGTGGAGGCGGTCTGTGCATCAACAGGCGTTGTGTATGCAGATCACCCCCTACAAGGGAAG ACATATTCTTAATCAACGACGCTGCTGACGATGTTTCGGAAGAACTCAATTAG